In Nocardioides faecalis, the following proteins share a genomic window:
- the kdpC gene encoding potassium-transporting ATPase subunit KdpC codes for MNDLYTLFRQSLAGLRLLAVLTLLLGVAYPLTLTGIAQVALPWQANGSLVTASGAHTTDADEAVGSVLIGQPSDDEALFLNRPSAAGDGYDMLASYGSNLGPSNTDLVAAILERRTAIAELEDVAAGTVPPDAVTASGSGLDPDISPTYAALQVPRVARANDLAEVEVERLVAEHTSGRTWGVLGEPRVNVLELNIAVRRLAGS; via the coding sequence ATGAACGACCTCTACACCCTGTTCCGCCAGAGCCTGGCCGGCCTGCGACTGCTCGCCGTGCTGACACTGCTGCTCGGCGTCGCCTACCCGCTCACCCTCACCGGCATCGCCCAGGTCGCGCTGCCCTGGCAGGCGAACGGCTCCCTGGTCACCGCCAGCGGCGCGCACACCACCGACGCCGACGAGGCGGTCGGCTCGGTGCTCATCGGCCAGCCCAGCGACGACGAGGCGCTGTTCCTCAACCGGCCCTCCGCGGCCGGCGACGGCTACGACATGCTCGCCAGCTACGGCTCCAACCTCGGGCCGAGCAACACCGACCTGGTGGCGGCGATCCTCGAGCGTCGTACGGCGATCGCCGAGCTCGAGGACGTCGCCGCCGGCACCGTGCCGCCGGACGCGGTGACCGCGTCGGGCTCGGGGCTGGACCCCGACATCTCGCCGACCTACGCCGCCCTGCAGGTGCCGCGGGTGGCGCGGGCCAACGACCTCGCCGAGGTCGAGGTGGAGCGGCTGGTCGCCGAGCACACCAGTGGCCGCACGTGGGGGGTGCTGGGCGAACCGCGGGTCAATGTGCTGGAGCTCAACATCGCGGTGCGGAGGCTGGCAGGATCGTGA
- a CDS encoding sensor histidine kinase has translation MEEPRRGRLTVYLGAAPGVGKTFAMLDEARRRCERGTDVVVGYVETHGREQTAARLDGLEVVARREVTHRGSVFTEMDTEAILARRPAVVCVDELAHTNVPGSAREKRAEDVELIRRAGINVVTTVNIQHLESLNDEVYRITGVRQRETVPDEVVRTAEQIQLVDMPPDALRRRMAHGNIYKGDQIDASLASYFRVGNLTALRELALLWLADRVDDALDVYRREHRIDQPWPTKERIVVAVTDGAESETVLRRGARLAQRAAGAELLALHVLVNDGLVTTPQQGGVERAQQLSAALGGTFHTVVGEDVAQAVVDFASGANASMIVVGISRHGRLRRLLRGTTGERIASLAGPVDVHLVTHEKGADVARPRPYASPLSRSRQVAGLMLSVLLPLLLAGVLRLPQDPDQLPLDVLLFLAVTVLVALVGGLLPALVAALGGFVLLNWFFTPPVNGLRIGDPLNLVALVVFVAVAVGVASVVDRASRRTSDAARARAEAATMASLSRSVLTGQDTAEAVVTRLRETFGQRCASLLTRGPAGWSVLATSGAEPVLTPEEADTRVPIDDDHVIALCGPPLRAVDRRVLEAFAVQTGLVLEYRRLRERDERAATLERAEATSTAILRAVSHDLRTPLATMRTAVDGLSSGGLAPEEVKELVAVTESATDQLERLIDNLLDLSRVESGLLHPTLRERSLEEVLPLAVAGHPPGAVVLDVDESLPLVRTDAGLLERVVANVVGNAVRVSHGEPVRVLAHVLPEVIEILVVDRGPGVPPGQREQMFDPFQRLGDGSEGGLGLGLAVARGLSTALGGTLSAEDTPGGGLTMVLTVPRAHPDTPGALDGAGPPEGAG, from the coding sequence GTGGAGGAGCCTCGCCGGGGTCGGCTGACCGTCTACCTCGGCGCCGCACCCGGCGTCGGGAAGACCTTCGCCATGCTCGACGAGGCCCGCCGCCGCTGCGAGCGCGGCACCGACGTGGTCGTCGGGTACGTCGAGACCCATGGCCGCGAGCAGACCGCGGCCAGGCTCGACGGTCTGGAGGTGGTCGCCCGCAGGGAGGTCACCCACCGCGGCTCGGTCTTCACAGAGATGGACACCGAGGCGATCCTGGCCCGCCGCCCCGCGGTGGTCTGCGTGGACGAGCTGGCGCACACCAACGTGCCCGGAAGCGCTCGGGAGAAGCGGGCCGAGGACGTCGAGCTGATCCGCCGCGCCGGGATCAACGTGGTCACCACGGTCAACATCCAGCACCTGGAGTCGCTCAACGACGAGGTGTACCGGATCACCGGGGTGCGCCAGCGCGAGACGGTGCCCGACGAGGTGGTGCGGACCGCCGAGCAGATCCAGCTCGTCGACATGCCCCCCGACGCGCTGCGCCGCCGGATGGCACACGGCAACATCTACAAGGGCGACCAGATCGACGCCTCGCTGGCGTCGTACTTCCGGGTGGGGAACCTGACCGCGCTGCGCGAGCTGGCGCTGCTGTGGCTGGCGGACCGGGTCGACGACGCGCTGGACGTGTACCGCCGCGAGCACCGCATCGACCAGCCGTGGCCGACCAAGGAGCGCATCGTCGTCGCGGTCACCGACGGCGCCGAGAGCGAGACCGTGCTGCGCCGCGGGGCGCGGCTGGCGCAGCGCGCGGCGGGCGCGGAGCTGCTGGCGCTGCACGTGCTCGTCAACGACGGCCTGGTGACCACGCCGCAGCAGGGCGGGGTGGAACGCGCCCAGCAGCTCAGCGCGGCGCTGGGCGGCACCTTCCACACCGTCGTCGGCGAGGACGTGGCCCAGGCGGTGGTCGACTTCGCCTCCGGTGCCAACGCCTCGATGATCGTCGTGGGCATCTCCCGGCACGGACGCCTGCGCCGGCTGCTGCGCGGTACGACGGGTGAGCGCATCGCCTCGCTCGCCGGGCCGGTCGACGTCCACCTCGTCACGCACGAGAAGGGCGCCGACGTCGCCCGGCCGCGCCCGTACGCCTCGCCGCTGAGCCGCAGCCGACAGGTGGCGGGGCTGATGCTGTCGGTGCTGCTGCCGTTGCTGCTGGCCGGGGTGCTGCGGCTGCCCCAGGACCCCGACCAGCTGCCGTTGGACGTGCTGCTGTTCCTCGCCGTCACCGTGCTGGTCGCGCTCGTCGGCGGGCTGTTGCCGGCGCTGGTGGCGGCGCTGGGCGGGTTCGTGCTGCTCAACTGGTTCTTCACTCCCCCGGTGAACGGGCTGAGGATCGGCGACCCGTTGAACCTGGTCGCGCTCGTCGTCTTCGTCGCCGTCGCCGTCGGTGTGGCCAGCGTGGTGGACCGGGCCTCGCGGCGCACCTCGGACGCCGCCCGCGCCCGCGCAGAGGCCGCCACGATGGCTTCCCTGTCCCGCTCGGTGCTCACCGGCCAGGACACCGCGGAGGCGGTGGTCACCCGGCTGCGGGAGACCTTCGGGCAGCGCTGCGCCTCCCTGCTCACCCGCGGCCCGGCGGGCTGGAGCGTGCTGGCCACGTCGGGGGCCGAGCCGGTGCTCACGCCGGAGGAGGCCGACACCCGGGTGCCGATCGACGACGACCACGTGATCGCGTTGTGCGGACCGCCGCTGCGCGCCGTGGACCGGCGGGTGCTGGAGGCGTTCGCGGTCCAGACCGGTCTGGTGCTGGAGTACCGCCGGCTGCGCGAGCGTGACGAGCGGGCGGCGACCCTGGAACGGGCCGAGGCGACGAGCACCGCGATCCTGCGCGCGGTCTCCCACGACCTGCGCACTCCGCTGGCCACGATGCGCACGGCGGTCGACGGCCTGAGCTCCGGCGGGCTGGCGCCCGAGGAGGTCAAGGAGCTCGTCGCGGTGACGGAGTCCGCCACCGACCAGCTGGAGCGGCTCATCGACAACCTGCTCGACCTGTCCCGGGTCGAGTCCGGGCTGCTGCACCCCACGCTGCGCGAGCGCAGCCTGGAGGAGGTGCTGCCGCTGGCGGTGGCCGGCCACCCGCCGGGTGCTGTGGTGCTCGACGTGGACGAGTCGTTGCCACTGGTGCGCACCGACGCCGGGCTGCTGGAGCGGGTGGTGGCCAACGTGGTGGGCAACGCGGTCCGGGTCTCACACGGCGAGCCGGTGCGGGTGCTGGCGCACGTGCTGCCCGAGGTCATCGAGATCCTCGTGGTCGACCGCGGGCCGGGAGTGCCACCGGGCCAGCGCGAGCAGATGTTCGACCCCTTCCAGCGCCTCGGGGACGGTTCCGAGGGCGGGCTGGGCCTCGGGTTGGCGGTGGCACGCGGGCTGAGCACCGCGCTGGGCGGCACGCTGAGCGCCGAGGACACCCCCGGCGGTGGACTGACCATGGTGCTCACCGTGCCGCGGGCGCACCCGGACACCCCGGGCGCTCTCGATGGGGCGGGGCCACCGGAGGGGGCGGGATGA
- a CDS encoding aldo/keto reductase gives MEPRILGTQGLEVSPLGLGCMGMSQSFGPRPPRAEMIDFLRAAVDRGVTLFDTAEVYGPFHNEELVGEALAPVRDQVVIATKFGFVFDEDDQSTVSSRPEHIRAAVDGSLRRLSTDVIDLLYQHRVDPQVPIEDVAGTVKELIEAGKVRHFGLSEAGVDRIRRAHAVQPVTALQSEYSLFWREPEEQILPVLDELGIGFVPFSPLGRGALTGQVTTQTEFGDGDIRATLPRFQQEALAANLALVDEVRRVAERCDATVGQVALSWLLAQRPWLVPIPGTRSLTRLEENLGAAAVELSADDLAELDHASATIEVRGERYPEAMQRMIDR, from the coding sequence ATGGAGCCACGCATCCTCGGCACCCAGGGACTCGAGGTCTCCCCGCTCGGCCTCGGCTGCATGGGCATGAGCCAGAGCTTCGGACCGCGCCCACCGCGGGCGGAGATGATCGACTTCCTGCGCGCGGCGGTCGACCGGGGCGTCACCCTGTTCGACACCGCCGAGGTCTACGGGCCGTTCCACAACGAGGAGCTCGTCGGCGAGGCGCTGGCTCCCGTGCGCGACCAGGTCGTCATCGCCACCAAGTTCGGGTTCGTCTTCGACGAGGACGACCAGAGCACCGTCTCCAGCCGGCCCGAGCACATCCGCGCGGCCGTCGACGGCTCCCTGCGCCGGCTGAGCACCGACGTCATCGACCTGCTCTACCAGCACCGGGTCGACCCGCAGGTGCCGATCGAGGATGTCGCCGGCACCGTCAAGGAGCTGATCGAGGCCGGCAAGGTGCGCCACTTCGGCCTCTCCGAGGCCGGCGTCGACCGGATCCGCCGCGCCCACGCGGTGCAGCCGGTGACCGCGTTGCAGAGCGAGTACTCGTTGTTCTGGCGCGAGCCCGAGGAGCAGATCCTGCCCGTGCTCGACGAGCTCGGCATCGGCTTCGTGCCGTTCAGCCCGCTCGGCCGCGGCGCGCTGACCGGGCAGGTCACCACGCAGACCGAGTTCGGCGACGGCGACATCCGCGCCACCCTGCCGCGCTTCCAGCAGGAGGCGCTGGCCGCCAACCTCGCCCTGGTCGACGAGGTACGCCGCGTCGCCGAACGCTGCGACGCCACCGTCGGCCAGGTCGCGCTGAGCTGGCTGCTCGCGCAGCGACCCTGGCTCGTGCCCATCCCCGGCACCCGCAGCCTGACCCGGCTGGAGGAGAACCTCGGCGCGGCCGCCGTCGAGCTCAGCGCCGACGACCTGGCCGAGCTCGACCACGCCTCCGCCACGATCGAGGTGCGCGGCGAGCGGTACCCCGAGGCGATGCAGCGGATGATCGACCGCTGA
- a CDS encoding response regulator has protein sequence MSKVLVVDDEPALARALAINLRAHGWEVVTAADGRSALEAAAAERPDVVVLDLGLPDLDGTEVIAGLRGWTSVPIVVLSARQHGEDKVEALDLGADDYVTKPFAMNELLARLRAAVRRGQSASPTDAVVTAGSLEVDLARKRVTRDGAEVRLTPTEWAFLELLARNMGRLVTREQVLREVWGPAYEHESHYLRVYAAQLRRKLEDDPAHPRHLITSPGLGYTLEP, from the coding sequence ATGAGCAAGGTGCTGGTCGTCGACGACGAGCCGGCGCTGGCCCGGGCACTGGCGATCAACCTGCGCGCGCACGGCTGGGAGGTGGTCACGGCCGCCGACGGCCGCTCCGCGCTGGAGGCGGCGGCCGCGGAGCGACCCGACGTCGTCGTACTGGACCTGGGGCTGCCGGACCTGGACGGCACCGAGGTGATCGCCGGGCTGCGCGGCTGGACGTCGGTGCCGATCGTGGTGCTCTCGGCGCGCCAGCACGGTGAGGACAAGGTCGAGGCGCTCGACCTGGGTGCGGACGACTACGTGACCAAGCCGTTCGCGATGAACGAGCTGCTGGCGCGGCTGCGCGCCGCCGTACGACGGGGGCAGTCGGCCTCTCCCACCGACGCGGTGGTCACCGCGGGATCCCTGGAGGTCGACCTGGCCCGCAAGCGGGTGACGCGCGACGGGGCCGAGGTGCGGCTGACGCCGACGGAGTGGGCCTTCCTGGAGCTGCTGGCCCGCAACATGGGCCGCCTGGTGACCCGCGAGCAGGTGCTGCGGGAGGTGTGGGGCCCGGCGTACGAGCACGAGTCGCACTACCTGCGGGTCTACGCCGCCCAGCTGCGCCGCAAGCTGGAGGACGACCCGGCGCACCCGCGGCACCTGATCACCTCGCCGGGGCTGGGCTACACCCTCGAGCCGTGA
- the kdpB gene encoding potassium-transporting ATPase subunit KdpB — protein sequence MLVVELGALTTTVLAVLDPSVLGWIVTVWLWLTVLFGTLAESVAEGRGKAQAASLRALQTETVAHRVRGALSPAGSAAPSSPAAHASSASDIRLDELPVEDVPSASLRAGDLVAVGVGERIPADGDVVAGIASVDESAVTGESAPVIRESGGDRCAVTGGTVVLSDGIVVRVTNDPGQSFVDRMIALVEGSERQRTPNEIALNVLLSALTAIFVVVVGSLAFVADYSDARQSPIVLTALLVCLIPTTIGALLSAIGIAGMDRLVRRNVLAMSGRAVEAAGDIDVLLLDKTGTITYGNRRAAELMPVPGVEADELAEACLLSSLADETPEGRSIVDLVGGRRAVPSGAELVAFSASTRMSGVDVDGVSIRKGAGTAVAAWVAEHGGAPDTEDQGLDELVDKVSSSGGTPLVVAECRGDAPARVLGVIHLKDVVKEGIRERFAELRAMGIRTVMITGDNPVTAAAIAAEAGVDDFLAEATPEDKMRLIRREQEGGRMVAMCGDGTNDAPALAQADVGVAMNTGTSAAKEAGNMVDLDSDPTKLIEIVEIGKQLLITRGALTTFSIANDVAKYFAILPAMFMVAFPGLAVLNVMRLSSPESAVISAVVFNALIIVLLIPLALRGVKYRPASATALLRRNLAVYGLGGLVAPFVGIKLIDLVVSLVPGL from the coding sequence CTGCTGGTCGTCGAGCTCGGCGCACTGACCACCACCGTGCTGGCGGTGCTCGACCCCAGCGTGCTCGGCTGGATCGTCACCGTCTGGCTCTGGCTGACCGTGCTGTTCGGCACCCTGGCCGAGTCGGTCGCCGAGGGCCGCGGCAAGGCGCAGGCAGCCAGCCTGCGTGCCCTGCAGACCGAGACCGTCGCCCACCGGGTGCGCGGTGCCCTCTCCCCCGCCGGCTCCGCGGCCCCGTCCTCCCCTGCGGCCCACGCATCCTCGGCGAGCGACATCAGGCTCGACGAGCTGCCGGTCGAGGACGTGCCCAGCGCGTCGCTGCGCGCCGGCGACCTCGTCGCGGTCGGCGTCGGCGAGCGCATCCCCGCCGACGGCGACGTGGTGGCGGGGATCGCCTCGGTCGACGAGTCCGCGGTGACGGGCGAGTCCGCGCCGGTGATCCGCGAGTCCGGCGGTGACCGCTGCGCCGTCACGGGTGGCACGGTCGTGCTCTCCGACGGGATCGTCGTACGGGTCACCAACGATCCGGGGCAGTCCTTCGTGGACCGGATGATCGCCCTGGTCGAGGGCTCCGAGCGGCAGCGCACGCCCAACGAGATCGCGCTCAACGTGCTGCTCTCCGCGCTCACCGCGATCTTCGTGGTGGTCGTGGGCTCGCTCGCCTTCGTCGCCGACTACAGCGACGCCCGGCAGTCGCCGATCGTGCTCACCGCGCTGCTGGTGTGCCTGATCCCGACCACGATCGGTGCGCTGCTCTCCGCGATCGGCATCGCCGGGATGGACCGGCTGGTGCGGCGCAACGTGCTGGCCATGTCCGGACGGGCGGTGGAGGCCGCCGGCGACATCGACGTGCTGCTGCTCGACAAGACCGGCACGATCACCTACGGCAACCGCCGCGCCGCCGAGCTGATGCCGGTGCCCGGGGTGGAGGCCGACGAGCTCGCGGAGGCGTGCCTGCTGTCCTCGCTGGCCGACGAGACACCGGAGGGCCGCAGCATCGTCGATCTCGTCGGGGGGCGCCGCGCGGTGCCCAGCGGCGCGGAGCTGGTCGCCTTCTCCGCCTCGACCCGGATGAGCGGCGTCGACGTCGACGGGGTCAGCATCCGCAAGGGCGCCGGCACCGCCGTGGCGGCCTGGGTGGCCGAGCACGGCGGCGCGCCGGACACCGAGGACCAGGGGCTGGACGAGCTGGTGGACAAGGTCAGCAGCAGCGGCGGCACGCCGCTGGTGGTGGCCGAGTGCCGCGGCGACGCCCCGGCCCGGGTGCTGGGCGTCATCCACCTCAAGGACGTCGTCAAGGAGGGCATCCGCGAGCGCTTCGCCGAGCTGCGCGCGATGGGCATCCGCACGGTGATGATCACCGGCGACAACCCGGTCACGGCGGCCGCGATCGCCGCCGAGGCCGGCGTCGACGACTTCCTCGCCGAGGCCACCCCGGAGGACAAGATGCGGTTGATCCGCCGTGAGCAGGAGGGCGGACGGATGGTCGCCATGTGCGGCGACGGCACCAACGACGCGCCCGCACTGGCCCAGGCCGACGTCGGTGTCGCGATGAACACGGGCACGAGCGCGGCCAAGGAGGCCGGCAACATGGTCGACCTCGACTCCGACCCGACCAAGCTCATCGAGATCGTCGAGATCGGCAAGCAGCTGCTCATCACCCGCGGAGCGCTGACCACGTTCTCCATCGCCAACGACGTGGCGAAGTACTTCGCGATCCTGCCCGCGATGTTCATGGTGGCGTTCCCAGGGCTCGCCGTGCTCAACGTGATGCGGCTGTCCAGCCCCGAGTCGGCGGTGATCTCGGCGGTGGTGTTCAACGCGCTGATCATCGTCCTGCTCATCCCGCTGGCGCTGCGCGGCGTGAAGTACCGGCCCGCGTCGGCCACCGCGCTGCTGCGCCGCAACCTGGCCGTCTACGGCCTCGGCGGCCTGGTGGCCCCGTTCGTCGGGATCAAGCTGATCGACCTCGTCGTCTCGCTCGTCCCCGGTCTGTGA